The following proteins are co-located in the Candidatus Hydrogenedentota bacterium genome:
- a CDS encoding YraN family protein, producing the protein MRFLRFLHKSEPLWKKAEKQAARYLQRKGYTLLHRNMRLGRYEVDIIVRKDDVVAFVEVRSRAADSVTTPEETIQYTKRSHLRAAMRYYLAQHEEPGIYYRFDVMGVVILPDGKMELTHTESAFTLDE; encoded by the coding sequence ATGCGCTTTCTCCGCTTCCTTCATAAATCGGAGCCCTTGTGGAAAAAAGCGGAGAAGCAGGCGGCACGGTACCTGCAACGTAAAGGCTACACCCTATTGCACCGCAATATGCGGCTGGGCCGCTACGAGGTGGACATCATTGTCCGTAAAGATGATGTTGTCGCTTTTGTTGAAGTCCGTTCTCGGGCAGCCGATTCCGTCACGACCCCTGAAGAGACCATCCAATACACGAAACGATCCCACCTCCGCGCTGCTATGCGCTATTATTTGGCGCAACACGAAGAGCCCGGAATCTATTATCGTTTTGACGTCATGGGTGTGGTTATCCTGCCCGATGGAAAAATGGAGCTCACCCATACGGAATCCGCTTTTACCTTGGATGAATGA